In Synergistaceae bacterium, the DNA window TTAACGGGCTTGTCTCCATCCATTATATAGACTCTGAATGAATTTACGTTGTTAGCAGATACAAATTTTTTCAGCAGTTCATTCATTGCAGACTCATATTGATTTACTGCTGCACCTATAATCGGCTGAGTTAAAATTTTTCCGTCTTTGTCAACAAAAAAAGTTGTCGGGAAGACTCGCACGTTAGCAAGAATCTCGCCGGGGTTGTCGGGCATTAAGACATTCGGGAAAGTTACGCCGTTTTTGCGCAAAATTTCTCTAGCCTCATTAAAAGTTGACTCGGTCGGGAACTGTTCAAATTCTACAGCAGCGACTCCACAGCCTTTGGACTGAAATTTTTTGTGAAGTTCTGCGAGTTCATCAAGCTCCATCACGCAAGGAGGACACCAGCTCCCCCAGATGTTGAGCATTGTAATTTTGTTTGCCGAAAAAAGTTTTGTGCTGGAAATTTTTTCGCCGTCAAGAGTTACAGAGTCAAAGTTTATAATTTTCCCGATTAAAGCTGACTGAGGGTCAACGGGTGCAAATAATTGCGCTTTCTTGAGGTTCTCGAAAAATTTTGTTCTGACCTGTTCAATGTCGGATTTATATTTTGCGTCGATCTTGTCAAGAAATTTTTTGTCGCTCATAGGTGCGTAATAAAATTTGAATCCTTCAGCCGTGCCGAACTCTGTAAAATCTTTCTCGCTGACTATTCTATTTTCAAGTTTTGCCAGTGCCGTGCTGAGAGTCCCGTTTGTAGCGAGAACTACTGCTATTGCTGTGGTTTTATCGTTTAAAATTTTCTGCTGGGTCTCGGCGGATTCTGACTCAAGTTTCTTTACTTCCTCCTGAGACATTGCTATATAAACGACTGCCATATATGCGGCTGTAGGATTATGCGCGGCGATGCCATTATTGATTATGAAGGGTACTCCGGCGGCGTTGTTAAAATCGTTCTGATAATCAAATTTTATGCCCATATTAGAAAATGTTTCGGCAAATGCTGTAGTGCTCAAGAGTAATAATGCAAGAATGAAAGCTGAAAATTTTTTCATGAAATTGTGCCTCCCTTATAAAATTTGTGTGAGAAAATAATAACGATTACTGAAAAATTTTACAAGATATTTGCGAGTCATTGCGAATAATTTTGCGGAGATTTATAATTTATGTGCTTGCGAAATTTTTTATATTCCATGAAATTTTTACAACTACATTTACAACTACAAAAAATTAATTTTATTGCACTTATTGCAAAGACTCACGGAGAAAAAATTTTTATTAATGACTCATTTTGCGCGTAAAAAATTTTTCCCGCAAGTAATAAACCGCAAAACTTTTTATAACAATTAAACATTTTTGGGAAAATATTTTTGTTGAGCGTATATTTGTTGTATGTGTGCAACACGTTTTTTATCGTAAATAATTTAATTGCGCTAACGTCATAAACATTTTGAAAATATAAGTGATTCATTTCTTCAGCCAATGACGAAAATATTTTATTGGATTTAGCATATTTATTGTCGCACTAAAAAATTTTTCACGATATAATTATGAAATCATGTTAAATTTATTGAATAAATTACGAAGACCAGAAGCACATCTTAAATATGTAAGCACTCATTACGGCATGAAATTTTTTCTGCCAGAGAGAGTCAGCGAGAATGCAGTATTAAAATCGCTGAAGAAAATTCCGGACAAATCTTACAAATTACCGGAAGGTCAAGGAATTGTGCTCGATTTTGGCGGGCGATTGTGTTCGAGACTCTTAATTCTACACATGTTAAACAGTATCGTCTGGGAGAAGGGCATAAAAGTTATTGCGTGGCTCTCCGGAAATCCTGACACGTTGAAATTATTTAAAGACGCTGGACTCTCGACAACTGAACCGGCAATTAATTTAAACGCTCCCAAGCCCGAACAAGACTCAGAGTCAAACAACAAGAAAGCCCACAGCCTTAGAATCGTATATAATTCCATGAGAGGCGGACAAAAGATTGAGACGGAAGGCGACGTTTTATTATGGGGACACTTGAATCCCGGTGCGGAAATTGTTGCGGGCGGAAGTATAATCGTAGCTGGTAAATTGTTAGGAGTTGTCCATGCGGGCGGATTAGCTTCAGAACGTGATGATATTTTTATCTGGGCAGGACATTTCGAGACTCCTCAAGTAAGAATCGCTAACAAATTATGTTATATTGAACCTGATTCTGCAGCTTACTGGCGCAAAAATGTCTTGATAACTCTTGAGGACGGCGCGCCGGTTATACGGGAAAATAAATTTTTAGGAGGGTATTTGTCGTAAATGGCAGCACGTGTAATAGTAACGACTTCGGGTAAAGGCGGAGTCGGTAAAACAACCTCAACAGCGAATATTGCTGCGGCCTTGGCTAAATTCGGAAAAAAGGTCGTCGCGGTTGATGCTGATGTAGGACTGCGAAATCTTGACGTTATTATGGGACTTGAGAACAGAGTTGTATATAACTTTATTGACGTTATCGAGAAATCCTGCAAACTTTCTCAAGCTCTCGTAAAAGATAAAAGAGTCCCGGGACTTTATCTGCTCCCCGCCGCACAGACCAGAACAAAAGACGCAGTTAACCCCGAACAAATGATAGCTTTGTGTGAAGAGTTGAAGCCCGATTTTGATTTTATCTTTCTTGACTGCCCAGCAGGTATTGAAGGAGGATTCAAGAATGCAGCAGCCGGAGCTGATGAAGCACTTGTCGTAACAACACCGGAAATTCCCGCAGTTAGAGACGCTGATAGAATTATCGGAATGCTTGAGTCAATGGGAAAATCGCCGATAAGATTAATTATTAACCGTTTGCGCCCTAACATGGTACAAGACGGAGACATGCTCGCAAAAGATGATATTCTTGATGTATTGTCAATTGACTTAATCGGAGTAGTTCCTGAAGACGAAAATGTAATACGCTCAACAAATAACGGCGAACCCATGACTATGACTCTTGACTCGCCTGCTGCACACGCATATTTGAACATTGCAGAAAGATTATTAGGCCGCGACGTGCCATTAATGGATTTAGAGAGCTACGCGGGACGGGGCTTCTTCAGCTGGGTAAAAAAATTTTTCTCCGGCGGACATAAGAAATAAAGAGGTGAAATTAATATATGGGATTCTTAAGCAAACTTTTCGGCGGAGGTAATAACAAAGACTCGGCAAAAATCGCGAAGGATCGTTTACAAATTGTCTTAATGCATGATAGGCGCGATATTTCACCGCAGTTACTTGATAATTTGCGCGAAGAAATTGTAAGCGTCTTAACAAAATATATGGACATCGACAAGACAAAAATAGAAATAGATCTTGATCACGAGAGGGAAACGACGGCATTAATCGCGAATATTCCTGTATTGAAGATCAAGCGCGGCGGAAGTATCGAGATAGATTAAATTGTGGGCTTCACTAAAAGAAGATTTGTCCCTCACAGATAGAGTAATGATGTTATGTGCATTTATGCTCGGTTTGTGGGGGGTATTTTGCATTTACAGCGCGGCAGGAGGCATAACGGGCCGGGGCTTTGATTTTGCGTTGCGTCAAGCTGTGTGGTTTATTGTGAGTCTTGCTGCTATGTTAATAACTATGATGATAGGTCATAGAAAATTGCTTGAAGGTGCTTATCCGTTATTTTGCTTGACGTTATTGTTATTGTTATTGACGGCGTTGCTTGCCCCGAAAGTTAAAGGCGCACAAAGCTGGCTGGGATTCGGGAGTATAAGATTTCAGCCTTCAGAATTTGCCAAGATTGCGATTATTTTAGCGTTGTCAAAATTTTTGAGTCGTTATCCTCCTTTAGATCTTAAAACTTTTTTTGCTGGACTCGGAGTAATTTCACTGCCGGTTATGCTTGTGTTATTGCAGCCTGATGCAGGGAGCGCGCTTGTATATCTTGTAATATCGTTTGGGATGTTATTAACTGCGGGGACTCCATTAAAATATTTAGGAAGCATTATCGGACTCGGACTCGCGTCATTGCCGGTTTTGATAATGTTTGTGCTGAAGGATTACCAGATTAATAGATTACTTGTATTTCTTGACCCTATGAGAGATCCGTTAGGTTCGGGCTATAATGTGATTCAATCGAGAATAGCTGTAGGTTCTGGAGGTTTGGCGGGAAAAGGCTTTATGATGGGAACGCAGAGCAAGTTAAAATTTTTGCCTGAGCCTCACACAGATTTTATATTTAGCGTTTTCTCGGAAGAATTTGGCTTTATTGGCGGTGTAATATTAATTGCTTTATTTGCGCTGTTGTTGCTTAGAATTATTTTGACGGGTATTAAGTGCCATGATAGACGCTGTAAAATTATGACTGCCGGTGTTGCGTCGTGGCTGTGGTTTCAGATGTTCGAAAGTATCGGCATGAGCATAGGATTAACGCCCGTTACAGGTTTGCCGCTGCCGTTTTTGAGTTATGGCGGAAGCTCTTTATTAGCTACGTTTATTATGCTGGGACTCGTTGCGAGCATTTATATTGAAGAGGTAAATAATAATAAGCGCGGATTTTGACGCAAAATTACTAGGGAGAATGAACTATCACACATGAACTTTTACGAATTTGACTCACCCGAATGGAAATTATTATCACAAGTTTCGAGGCCTTCTCGTTATTCAGGTTCAGAATGGAGACCAGACAAAATTTTAAACTGGGAGGACTCGCGCTTGAAAATTTGTCTTGCATTCCCTGACGTTTACGAAATCGGCATGAGTTATTACGGCTTTCAGATTATAGAGAGCTTTATTCATTCGCTAGGGAAAAATTATTTAGCTGACAGAGTTTACTGTACTTGGCCTGACATGGAAAATTTAATGACAGCACATGACACGCCGTTAATTTCGATTGAGCACCGCAAAAAAATAAAAGATTTTGACGTTCTCGCGTTTACTCTGCCTCATGAAGCAAGCTATACGAATATATTGACGATTTTGCATTTATCCGGCCTGAAATTAAAGAGTTCCGAGCGTGATAATAATGACCCTTTAATTATTGCTGGCGGTTATGGTGCGTATACTCCTGAAGTGATGAGCGATTTTATTGATTTATTCTGCGTGGGTGAGGCTGAAGCAATTTTGCCCGGTCTGCTTGAATTAATTGACTCAACGAAAAATTTATCACGTTCTGAAAAAATTTGTGAGCTCGCTAAATTACCCGGAATCTATGCGCCGTTATTCCCGAATAAAGTTACTAGGCAATATACAAAAAATTTGTTCGCGTTAAAATCTATGATTGTCCCAAGCGTTAATATAGTTCATGATCGTGCGGCTATAGAGTTATTCAGGGGTTGCGGGCGCGGCTGTAGATTTTGTCAAGCAGGCATGGTGAATCGTCCTGTGCGCGAAAGAAATTTAGACGAAGCAATAAAATCTATCCGCGAAATTATAAGTTCTACAGGCTGGGAAGAAATTGGATTATTGTCTCTTGCGTCATGCGATTATTCGGGAATCGAAAATTTAATTGACTCACTCACTCCGGAATTGAATGCAAGACGCGCAAAATTGAGTCTGCCGAGTCTAAGAATGGACGGTTTCTCTATCGGGCTTGCTGAAAAATTAGAAGGCTTGAGAACTCGTCATGGGAGTATCACATTTGCACCGGAAGCAGGGACTCAGAGACTAAGAGACGTAATCAACAAGGGCATAAACGAAGAAATGATTATAAATTGTCTGCGTGAGATTTTCTCAAGAGGCTGGGAGCGCGTGAAATTATATTTTATGATGGGACTTCCGACAGAGCGGGACGAAGATTTACAGGCAATAGCAAATTTATCGTATGAAGCACTAAAGCTCGCACGTTCAATGGGAAAAAGGCGCGTTACTGTGAGTGCAAGTGTTTCGGGATTCGTGCCTAAAGCTCACACGCCGTTTCAGTGGGAAAAGCAGAATACTATACAGGAATTGCGCGAAAAAGGCCGTTTTATTAAATCACTCGTTCATGACAGGGCTTTATCTATCGCATATCACGAACCGGAGCAGACTTTTTTGGAAGGGGTACTATCTAGAGGCGACAAATTGACGGGAAAAATTATTTTGCGTGCATGGGAGACCGGCGCAAGGTTTGACAACTGGACAGAATATTTTGATTTAACCCGCTGGCTTGATGCGTTCGATTATTGCGGAATTGACCCGGAAAATTATACGCGCGAACGACAGGAAGACGAGATTTTATCATGGGATTTCGTCAACGTAGGACTCACGAAAAAATTTTTATTGCGCGAACGTCATAGAGCTTACTCCGGCGAATTGACTCAAGACTGCATAACAGGTTGTGCTGCTTGCGGGGTTGGGTGCGTTAAGTAAATGATTTCCGGGATATTTTCCCGACAACACGCAGATAAAAAAATTTCCCCGACATTATCGCCGGGGACTGATAAAAAATTTTAAATTCTTTTGCGCGCTTCATTTATTTGTAAATCAACTTGTTCAAATCCCGTAGCACCGTAAATATTGCGTCTTCTCACAGCTTCACGGGGAGTCAAAATTTTCATAATATCTGCGTCAACTTCCGGAATATTTTCCTGCCATTGTGATAGAGTCAAGTCCGTCAACAGCAAATTATTATCAATGCACCATCCGACGAGCCGGCCCGCTTTTAAATGAGCCTCCCTAAATGGCACGCCTTTATTCACGAGATATTCTGCAACATCTGTAGCAAGTGAATAACCGTTTTCGAGTCTTGCGAGTGAAATTTTTTCATCAACTTCAACACGCGATAACAAATCACTCATAATATTTATTACGCTCTCGGCCGTGTCTAGAGATTGCCAGAGTCCGCGCTTGTCTTCCTGTAAATCGCGATTATAAGTCATTGGGAGTCCCTTAAGATTTATCAACAAGTCTATTAGATTCCCAATCACTTGGCCGGTTTTCCCGCGTGATAGTTCGAGGACATCAGGATTTTTTTTCTGCGGCATCATGCTTGACCCCGTGCAAAATTCATCAGGCAGAATAATAAACGCAAACTCTTGAGTATTCCATGTAATTAGATCGCTGCAAAGTCTCGAAATATGAATCATTAAGACGCTCGCAAAATAATGATAATCAAGCATGTAATCACGATTTGCGACAGAATCTAAGCTGTTACGGGTCGGACGGTCAAAGCCTAATAAATCAGACGTAAATTTTCTGTCAATCGGAAGAGTCGACCCAGCCAGCGCACCTGCACCCAACGGACATTCATTTAATGAGTCGAGCGAAAAATTTAATCTGTCATAATCGCGTTTGAATGCCTCGAACCACGCGAGCCAATAATGACCCATTGAAATCGGTTGTGCTTGCTGCATGTGAGTATAACCGGGAATAATTATAAATTTGTGCCGTTCAGCGTTGTTAATGAAAACTTGTAATAAATCGCGCAAATTTTCCCGTAAGTCCTGCAATCTTTCACGCAAATATAATCGCGTTGTTGTAGCTACTTGATCATTTCTGCTGCGTGCTGTGTGCAGTTTTGCTCCGAGAGGCTCTATTTCTGTGAGTCTTGACTCGATATTCATATGAACGTCTTCTAAATCTTTTGAGGGTGTAAATTTTCCTGATTTTATTTCCTGCAAGACCTGATTTAGACCTGACTCGATTTTTGCGGCCTCGTCTGGTTTGAGTATTCCCGTTTTGCCTAACATTTTTACGTGAGCGATACTGCCTTTGATGTCGCATTCAGCCATTCTGAAGTCTATATCAAGTGATTGCGTGAAATTTTTTACAGATTCGGCTGTGTCGTGCTTAAATCTTCCGTGCCACATTTAAAAATTTTAACTCCTGAAAAATTTTGCGATTGCTTCAACTAATGACTCTTGTTCATCAGCCTTCAAGCCCGGGAAAATCGGCAGTGCAAGAACTTCGCGGGTTAATCTCTCACTCACTGGAAAATCGCCTTCATGATAGCCCAGATATTTAAAGCACGGCTGTAAATGCAATGACAAAGGATAATAGACTCTTGCTGCAAATCCGTTATTGTCAAGATAATTCATTAATTCGTCGCGCTTTGATTTGACTCTGATTACGTACTGATGATAAATATGATAATTATTCTCAAGTTCGACGGGAGCTGAAATAAATTCGTTCAGGTCATGAGTCTTGAATAATAATTTGTAGTAATCTGCGAGTTTACGGCGTTCTTCGTTCCATTTGTCTAAGTGCTTGAGCTTAATATCAAGTATTGCTGCCTGAAGAGCGTCGAGTCTGCTGTTAATTCCTACTTCATCATGAAAATAAGTTTTTCCGGAGCCGTGAACGCGTAATTTTCTGAGTCTGTCAGCAAGATTTGAGTCGCGCGTTACAGTCATTCCGCCGTCCCCGCAGCCGCCTAAATTTTTTGTCGGGAAAAATGAATAGCACCCTATGTCGCCGATTGTCCCTGCACGTAAAATTTTATCGCCTTCAAACCTGCAAGCCCCGAAAGCCTGTGCAGAGTCCTCGATAACTTTTACGCCCTTATCGTGAAAAGAATCTATTACGCTTTCAATCGGACACACTTGGCCAAATAAATGAACCGGCAGAAAAGCGCGTGTCTTAGCTGTAATTTTGCTGAGTGCCTGCTCAAGATTTATATTAAATGTGTCCGGCTCAACATCAACGAAAACGGGAGTAGCACCGAGTCTCGCAATTGTTCCCGACGTAGCAAAAAAAGTAAATGGAGTCGTAATAACCTCGTCGCCCGGTTTAATATCTATTGCCATGAGTGCGAGCAGTAAAGTATCAGTCCCCGACGCACAACCTATCGCGGAATTTTCCGGAATGTCTAAATACTTTTCGCAATGAGTCTCGAAATTTTTTACTTCCGAACCGAGTATAAAACTTTGTGCGTTAAAGACTCTCTCAAGCGCGCTGAAAACTTCCGGTTTTATCTCATTAAATGAACGTGTTAAATCTAAAATTGGTACTGTCAATTAAATTTCATCTCCTGAATAAATTATCACATTTTTATTTGGGTCTCTGCATATCTGACTCGTTAAAATTTTCTGAGTCATCATCTTGTTCTCTGCCGGTCTCGTGATCTTCGGGCAATAAAATATTTCCTTCTTTGACCCAGTCAGTAACGCCGCCGCGATAGTTTTTGATTCTTGACGGTGAAAAATGGAATCTCCTGACGAGTCTATCAGCAAACCAGCCCGATAATACGCCTGTGTTGCAGTAAACGATTATAGTATTTTGCTTGACTATGCCGACATGAGCCATTGCCGCAGGAGCCGCCGCAATTCCTAAATCTTCAAGTGGAAAACTTATCGCGCCCGGAATGTGTCCGCCCGGAATGCCCGGACGAGGTGATTTGCCCTCGTAATTTTCTTCAGGTCTTGCATCAACGAGAATAAATCCGCGTCTGTCTATGTGTTGTTTGAGATAATCTGCATTAACGTCTTCGATGTGAGGTTCAATTTTTGAAATTATGAACGCAGCAGCAAAGGCAAGCACAAATATAACAAGTGCAACAACAGTAAGCGGTATAGACTTTTTTTGTGTCATGGCAGATAAAATTTTCCTTTCCGGCTGAATCTGGTTAATACCGCAAATTATTATACACTTGCTGGAAAAATTTTTATTGTGCTTGATATAGTATTTTCTCGTTTACGCAAAAAATTTTATTTATCTTCCCACATAAGTTGCAAAATTGTTTTGCCGGTTGATTCTATTGTCCAATTATTATATGCTTCAATTACAGCTTTTAATTGCTTATCGTTCCCGCCGTTAGCGATATTATAAATCCACAAAGATTCTTTACCCTGCGAGCCGTATATACAATTTTTGCCAGTTGATTCCGTGCCTACTGAGACGACTTTAAAGCCTTTCATTACTTCCATGAATTTCAACCATACATCATCAGCCTTTGGACATAATTTTTTGATGGCCTCAACGTTAAAAATTTCTTCGTGTACTGAGTGAGGAGGATAGAGAACTCCCCAGACCCCTATTGCTGAATATCGGAAAGACTCCACGTCCGCAGAAATTATTCTATAGTCCCATTTTGAATCAGGTCCAATACTTCCATCTTCGAGAAAAGCTATTTTTGTGGCCTGCATACAATTTACGCACGAAGGGTGATTTATATATGACTTGTACATTTTCTCGATAAGGTCATTTCTATAGATCCAATCGTCATCGAACGTAATTACAATATCTTCGGGAAATTCTTTCATCGCGTAATAATATTTTGTGTGAGGGCCTAAATCTTCGCGAAATTCTATATCAACCCCGCAGGCTTTAAGTTTATCGAAAATTTTGGGGAGCTTTCTATCTGGGAATCTGTCATCACCGAGCCACAAAATTATTTTATCGGGCTTCATAGTTTGATTCAAGAGTGAGGCTATTGTGTAGGGAACACCTTTTATTCTTGCGGGATAACTAGTGAGGGAGACTATAATTTTTTTGTCGCGCTTTTCTGTGCGGTTTAGGCCGTCCCTATTAAAACGGGTCAATAATTTATGAGCATTCCACCATAAAAATGATTTTGTTGTCCAGTAACATTTTTTTACGCTGCGTACTGAACGATAAATGAATGTGATAGATTTTAATTTAGCCTTTACACGTGATAATAATGGCTGGTTGCTGGTTGCTGGTTGCTGGTTGCTGGTTGCTGGTTGCTGGTTGCTGGTTAAATTGTGCGGTCTTATTTGCCATTTGTCAAGAGTCCTTTCACTTAGATTTGTGGAAAATTATATCATTTATCTATAATAGATTTGCTCTCACTAAGTTGAGATTAAAAATTTATTGTATGTGTGCGACCCGTTTTTTATCGCCCGTAATTATAAATGCTCGTTTCCGGTAAAAGCCCGTAAACACGTATATAATTTAGCATTTATCATCCTTCATTTCAAAAAAGCCGGTATCAAGTGCATAATAAATTTTGCGCAAATTATATAATATGAATCAATAAATATTTTAGGAGGCAAAATAAATTTGATTCTTTCAGGACTAAGCATTAAGCAGCATATTGGCCGTGAAATTACAATAGACCCCTTTGACGAATCGCGCTTAAATCCTAACAGTTACAATTTATCGCTTCATAATGAGTTATTAATTTATACGAGCGAATCTCTTGACATGAGGCACGCAGCACCCACGCAAAAAATTTTGATTCCTCCTGAAGGTTTTGTGCTAAATCCGGGAAAATTATATCTTGGCCGCACAAGCGAATATACCCGTACAGAAAATTTTATCCCGATGTTAGAAGGCCGGTCATCAATCGGGAGGCTTGGAATTTGTATTCACGTTACAGCCGGTTTCGGTGATGTAGGCTTTGCGGGATATTGGACGCTTGAATTATTTTGTGTTCAGCCGGTGAGAATTTATGCGGGCGTTCAGATTGCGCAAATTTATTATCACACAATTTCAGAGCCTTACGAGCCTTACACTAACGGAAAATATCAGAATAATGACGGCATTCAAGCAAGTATGTTATATAAAGAGTTCTAATGCGATATAATTTCACTCATGAATGAATTAGGAATGATCGTAAATCTTCGCAAGCCCGAAGCCGTGAACATGGCCAGAAATCTGCTCGACTGGGGAATAAATAATAATTGCAGATTCTTACTGCCTAAACAGGAAGCAAGCGCACTCACAACAGCAGGACTTGACGACGAACAATGGCTAAAAACTGTCAAACTTGCAATTGTAATCGGCGGGGACGGGACATTTTTACGTGCAGCACGCTACATAATGGGCACTGATATAATTTTGCACGGGATAAATTTAGGCCATTTAGGTTTTCTCGCCTCAAGCAGACCCGACAGCGTAGTTAAAGACTTGCAAAATATTTTGATAGATAATTTTGACGTTATTGAGCGCCGTGTTTTACGTTGTGTGCTTTATCACGATGACTCGCAGTCTCACAAGATTTACGCCCTTAATGATATAGTCTTGAG includes these proteins:
- a CDS encoding redoxin domain-containing protein, with the translated sequence MKKFSAFILALLLLSTTAFAETFSNMGIKFDYQNDFNNAAGVPFIINNGIAAHNPTAAYMAVVYIAMSQEEVKKLESESAETQQKILNDKTTAIAVVLATNGTLSTALAKLENRIVSEKDFTEFGTAEGFKFYYAPMSDKKFLDKIDAKYKSDIEQVRTKFFENLKKAQLFAPVDPQSALIGKIINFDSVTLDGEKISSTKLFSANKITMLNIWGSWCPPCVMELDELAELHKKFQSKGCGVAAVEFEQFPTESTFNEAREILRKNGVTFPNVLMPDNPGEILANVRVFPTTFFVDKDGKILTQPIIGAAVNQYESAMNELLKKFVSANNVNSFRVYIMDGDKPVNGAVVKFCDENICNIGKTDSEGLAAFDVPAGKIYDVQIIKVPAGYKLDKEIYRTLEVYSDIIINLEKS
- the minD gene encoding septum site-determining protein MinD, which produces MAARVIVTTSGKGGVGKTTSTANIAAALAKFGKKVVAVDADVGLRNLDVIMGLENRVVYNFIDVIEKSCKLSQALVKDKRVPGLYLLPAAQTRTKDAVNPEQMIALCEELKPDFDFIFLDCPAGIEGGFKNAAAGADEALVVTTPEIPAVRDADRIIGMLESMGKSPIRLIINRLRPNMVQDGDMLAKDDILDVLSIDLIGVVPEDENVIRSTNNGEPMTMTLDSPAAHAYLNIAERLLGRDVPLMDLESYAGRGFFSWVKKFFSGGHKK
- the minE gene encoding cell division topological specificity factor MinE, whose translation is MGFLSKLFGGGNNKDSAKIAKDRLQIVLMHDRRDISPQLLDNLREEIVSVLTKYMDIDKTKIEIDLDHERETTALIANIPVLKIKRGGSIEID
- the rodA gene encoding rod shape-determining protein RodA, giving the protein MMLCAFMLGLWGVFCIYSAAGGITGRGFDFALRQAVWFIVSLAAMLITMMIGHRKLLEGAYPLFCLTLLLLLLTALLAPKVKGAQSWLGFGSIRFQPSEFAKIAIILALSKFLSRYPPLDLKTFFAGLGVISLPVMLVLLQPDAGSALVYLVISFGMLLTAGTPLKYLGSIIGLGLASLPVLIMFVLKDYQINRLLVFLDPMRDPLGSGYNVIQSRIAVGSGGLAGKGFMMGTQSKLKFLPEPHTDFIFSVFSEEFGFIGGVILIALFALLLLRIILTGIKCHDRRCKIMTAGVASWLWFQMFESIGMSIGLTPVTGLPLPFLSYGGSSLLATFIMLGLVASIYIEEVNNNKRGF
- a CDS encoding radical SAM protein, which translates into the protein MNFYEFDSPEWKLLSQVSRPSRYSGSEWRPDKILNWEDSRLKICLAFPDVYEIGMSYYGFQIIESFIHSLGKNYLADRVYCTWPDMENLMTAHDTPLISIEHRKKIKDFDVLAFTLPHEASYTNILTILHLSGLKLKSSERDNNDPLIIAGGYGAYTPEVMSDFIDLFCVGEAEAILPGLLELIDSTKNLSRSEKICELAKLPGIYAPLFPNKVTRQYTKNLFALKSMIVPSVNIVHDRAAIELFRGCGRGCRFCQAGMVNRPVRERNLDEAIKSIREIISSTGWEEIGLLSLASCDYSGIENLIDSLTPELNARRAKLSLPSLRMDGFSIGLAEKLEGLRTRHGSITFAPEAGTQRLRDVINKGINEEMIINCLREIFSRGWERVKLYFMMGLPTERDEDLQAIANLSYEALKLARSMGKRRVTVSASVSGFVPKAHTPFQWEKQNTIQELREKGRFIKSLVHDRALSIAYHEPEQTFLEGVLSRGDKLTGKIILRAWETGARFDNWTEYFDLTRWLDAFDYCGIDPENYTRERQEDEILSWDFVNVGLTKKFLLRERHRAYSGELTQDCITGCAACGVGCVK
- the argH gene encoding argininosuccinate lyase, which encodes MWHGRFKHDTAESVKNFTQSLDIDFRMAECDIKGSIAHVKMLGKTGILKPDEAAKIESGLNQVLQEIKSGKFTPSKDLEDVHMNIESRLTEIEPLGAKLHTARSRNDQVATTTRLYLRERLQDLRENLRDLLQVFINNAERHKFIIIPGYTHMQQAQPISMGHYWLAWFEAFKRDYDRLNFSLDSLNECPLGAGALAGSTLPIDRKFTSDLLGFDRPTRNSLDSVANRDYMLDYHYFASVLMIHISRLCSDLITWNTQEFAFIILPDEFCTGSSMMPQKKNPDVLELSRGKTGQVIGNLIDLLINLKGLPMTYNRDLQEDKRGLWQSLDTAESVINIMSDLLSRVEVDEKISLARLENGYSLATDVAEYLVNKGVPFREAHLKAGRLVGWCIDNNLLLTDLTLSQWQENIPEVDADIMKILTPREAVRRRNIYGATGFEQVDLQINEARKRI
- a CDS encoding DegT/DnrJ/EryC1/StrS family aminotransferase, with protein sequence MTVPILDLTRSFNEIKPEVFSALERVFNAQSFILGSEVKNFETHCEKYLDIPENSAIGCASGTDTLLLALMAIDIKPGDEVITTPFTFFATSGTIARLGATPVFVDVEPDTFNINLEQALSKITAKTRAFLPVHLFGQVCPIESVIDSFHDKGVKVIEDSAQAFGACRFEGDKILRAGTIGDIGCYSFFPTKNLGGCGDGGMTVTRDSNLADRLRKLRVHGSGKTYFHDEVGINSRLDALQAAILDIKLKHLDKWNEERRKLADYYKLLFKTHDLNEFISAPVELENNYHIYHQYVIRVKSKRDELMNYLDNNGFAARVYYPLSLHLQPCFKYLGYHEGDFPVSERLTREVLALPIFPGLKADEQESLVEAIAKFFRS
- a CDS encoding glycosyltransferase, giving the protein MTRFNRDGLNRTEKRDKKIIVSLTSYPARIKGVPYTIASLLNQTMKPDKIILWLGDDRFPDRKLPKIFDKLKACGVDIEFREDLGPHTKYYYAMKEFPEDIVITFDDDWIYRNDLIEKMYKSYINHPSCVNCMQATKIAFLEDGSIGPDSKWDYRIISADVESFRYSAIGVWGVLYPPHSVHEEIFNVEAIKKLCPKADDVWLKFMEVMKGFKVVSVGTESTGKNCIYGSQGKESLWIYNIANGGNDKQLKAVIEAYNNWTIESTGKTILQLMWEDK
- a CDS encoding dCTP deaminase, translating into MILSGLSIKQHIGREITIDPFDESRLNPNSYNLSLHNELLIYTSESLDMRHAAPTQKILIPPEGFVLNPGKLYLGRTSEYTRTENFIPMLEGRSSIGRLGICIHVTAGFGDVGFAGYWTLELFCVQPVRIYAGVQIAQIYYHTISEPYEPYTNGKYQNNDGIQASMLYKEF
- a CDS encoding NAD(+)/NADH kinase, whose amino-acid sequence is MNELGMIVNLRKPEAVNMARNLLDWGINNNCRFLLPKQEASALTTAGLDDEQWLKTVKLAIVIGGDGTFLRAARYIMGTDIILHGINLGHLGFLASSRPDSVVKDLQNILIDNFDVIERRVLRCVLYHDDSQSHKIYALNDIVL